The sequence AGGTATGGTGGCAGTGAAGTTATTGGAATCAAGATAAACCTCCCTTAGAGAAGTAACATCTCCCAAGCAACTAGGAATACTTCCCCGCAGTTGATTTTGTGAAAGGTTTAACAAACCCAGGTTGGGTAGGTCACATAAAACAATTGGGAAAGGACCACTTATTCTGTTTGCACCAAGTGAAAGCTGTTGTAGTTTTTTCAAAGAACTTCTAGTCGTTGGCACAACTCCAGTGAAGTCATTGTATtccatcttcaaataagataaaTTTCTCAAGTTTCCAATTTCATTTGGAACATGACCTTTGAGATTACAGCCTACTGCCTCAAActtttgaagagaagaaagattGCCTACGGATTTTGGAAGTTTTGCATTTAGGGGATTAACAGACAATATCAGTTCTCTTAAGTTCTTACAATTGGCCAAAGGAGTAATAAAACTCAACATGGAACAGTCACTAGTGAAGGAATTACCTTGCAAGTTGAGAATTTCAATAAGCCTTAAGTCTCCTAGAGAGTCAGGAATTGAACCTGTGAGTTTATTCGCACTGAGTTCGAGAACAGTAAGCTTAGACACATTTGAGATGGAACTAGGTAAAACACCATCAATGGTATTTGCACCTAGAAAAATTCGTTCAAGATTGGGTGACCCGTTGCCTATGGTGGAAGGAAGATTGCCTGAAATGCGGTTTTGTGTGAGTGTAATAGATACAAGAGTTGAGATATTAAATATACCAATAGGGATCGACCCACTAAGGTTATTGAAATCCAACTTCAGCTCCGACAACTCTTGAAGGTTACCGATTTCATCTGGAAGTACACCTGCAGAATTAAGTAGAGTTAATTGCTATTAGTTTAAGTATTCGATCAACTCGCATTCTGAATATTGCGGACTAAATATTATTCCATACGCGTTAGGCTATTAATTCCAAGATCAAGTACGTTAAGCATAGTCAAATTTCCAACCTCCCTTGGTAGAGGTCCTTCAAGCTTGTTGTCCCAAATTGATAAAATTTGAAGGGATGAAATGTTGAATATGGTTAAAGGGATTGAGCCCGTTAATTCATTTCTCTCAATCCCTAATTGCTTCAAGTTATTAAGACGACCAATCTCATCAGGAATTGTGCCTGTCAAATTGTTATGCAGGAAAGATCAAACAAAAATCCCAAGGAATGGAAATGATTTATGAGGGTAACTCATGAACATGTACTGCGTGCATAAACTAACTATATTTGTATAACTTTTTAGCATTTGTTGCAAACTGAGGTAGTATAACAGTTATCAAGAACTTCATTTTGTAGAATTAAAATCTAGAAGTATTTAAACTTGAACTACCGCAAAATTCAATCCAGAGAAAATTGGTAAAAACATACCATGTAACTTGTTAGAACCGAGAGATAAGAATTGCAGCAGTTGTAATCTCCCCAGTTCTCTTGGAATAGTTCCAATCAAATCATTTTCCATCAACAATAGGACTTGAAGTTCCGAGCATTCTGACACACGTCTTGGTATCTCTCCACTTAACATGTTGAAATTAAGTCCAAACTTCTGCAATTTTGGAAGGCGACGACACAAATCAGATGGAAAACCACCAGTTAAACCAGAATTTCTGAGATCCAAATATTCAAGTATCGAGATGTTGAACATGGAGAGCACATTGGAGCCATTGAGTTTATTGAATCCAAAGCTCAACCATTTCAAACTCCGAAGGGTGGTTATTCCTGTTGGAATATTTCCTTCCAGATTGTTGTACCTCAGATTCAAATATCCAAGATTCTTCATGTTTGAGATAGAAGAAGGAATGAATCCACTGAAACTATTGTTTTCAAGAGACAACATTTGAAGGTCTTGAAAATCAcccaaaaatttaggaatttctCCAGTGATGTTATTGAAACTAAGATTAATAGCTCTCAATCTTCGCAAGCGAGAGAACTCTGGTGGAATTCCACCATGGAAATAGTTGTAGCTTAGATCAAGTGAAACGAGAAAAGAAAGGTTGCCAAGCTGTGGCGGGATAGTACCCGAAAAGCTCATACCTGAAATATTCAATACAGTTACTCGTTGATGACGAGAGCCACAAGTGATTCCAATCCAGTTACAAACAGCAGCAGAAGAAGACCAGTTTGTAGAAAGAATGTGATAAGGGTCTGAAGTGATTTGGTCTCTCAAGGCAAGAAGAGAAATTTGATAAGTGCTAATATTCATGGCCAAGCAAGTTGGTAcaacatgaagaagaaataaCAAAACAGCTAGAAGCGGAAAAGAGGAATTTTTCTCCATTAATGATATCCTGATTTTCTTTGAGTGAATCACCATAACTGCATAGATTTCAAAAATGTGGCGGtacatttaaatatttaaaacagGGATATAAAAGACATAGAGCCGGGGCGTATTGGAAACAAGACCTGCATCTACTTTGTGAGAATATACTAggtaggtatgttgttgttgtttgatatAAAAGACACAGAAAAGGAAAGAGACCAGCAAATTCCTCCATCACTTTTTTGGTATGGTCTCAGTTGTAAATGTGAAAAGGGTGATTGGACATTTAGACATTGATCGCttatgaatcaaaactcaactcAAGTAGGGCCACGCACTAGGCAAGTGTGATAGCCCATAGTGGACTTTCCTTCTCCACCCTATGTGCTCTCATTCTTTGAACCTTTTATCCATTCAGATGGACTTCTTTATGGATATCAAGATCTACTACATTTTGTATAATTTCAGCCAACTTTTTCACTTGAGTTTTGAGATGATCGTTCTTCTCtctatagatatatataaaaaatacatagttGCTTAAAGTGTTCCATTTGCCTTTGGTGGTGcattccaattttgaaattttactCACCAAAAAGAAACCAACTTGCCAACCACGCTTAAATTCTTCCAGTTGCCTCTGCTTCTTCTTTTCCCCCTTTAATCATCCAATATCCAAAGTTTATTGACCTGATTAATTCATAATCATTGACTTGTTAGTGAGATAAAGGGCTACCTACTTGATCTAAGatctgttgggttcgaaatcgagagggcgttgTTTGCaaaccaatagacgataattcagatgacacaatataaactaaaaacataatattattaatataatttggtTAACTGAACTACACATGAAaattaatattaagaaaaatataaaactattggAGAAAATCTGATTCTTTaacaactacattgtggatgctactgtgtTAGTATGATATGAGAAGAATATTCTAGAGGTTCAAAAACTTTCTACTTCTCAGAAAGTGGTTAACCAGATATGGAagggttttatatttttttttgtaaaactaaaaataattatgttattacttttatttatttttaaagaaaaagtaaaacttaattttggtaagaaaatgaggaaaaaaatcttaagaaatctccccctttggcttgattttctggcAAAATAATCTTGATCTTCCTTTTTCACACGATCTTCATATATCATTGTTGCTTATcatgattaaaaattgatatgggTTAACAATTGAAGCCCGTTAAAATAAAAGCATGGGTTAACATTATTTTGAACCATATGTTATAAGTAAAGAGGGTTAAAAGTAGAACCTTGAGCTTTGAAAGTGCGCACAGGTTAAAAGTGAAGCGCATGCGTTAAAAGTATATACATGAGTTGAAAGGAACCCAAGTATTAAAAGTAAGCAGAAGTTGAAAGGTGGAGcccataaacatgggttgaaaattgattttgattttaaagatggattgttgaaaatttatttgaaacttttctccacatgtagctagacaaacattttcattatcatcaaattaattgcaactttgatctcaacatgtcctcaatctAAATCATCAGAttattgaaccataggctctaataccacttgttgaTCTTCGAAATCGAAAGGGCATCAGTcgaaagcttaaagtttgcaaatcaagacGATGATAATTTAGACgacacaatataaaataaaaaacataatattattgatataatttgacCAATTGGTCtacacatgaaaactaatattaaagaaaacataaattatttggataaaatcTTCCTCTAAACAAGACTTTTAAGGACTACATTGTAGATGCtactgtgttatggtatgagaaaagGTATTGtatttcaaaacctttcctcttaGAAATAGGTAAGTCAAATGGAAGAATTTTATACTTTCgaaaaagtataaataattatggtattacttttattttctttttaagaaaaagtaaaacttaattttagcAAGAAAATCCTAATAAGATCTTggttaaaaatgaaaatatccTAACCATCCTAAAACATACTTTTGGTTGGCCcactattttttatattctaGCTATTCAATCATGATTTCTGTTGTTTCTAAGGACTGCATTTTAGTTTTTACCATTTTTAAATGGTTTTTTGCTTCTCTTAttaggaaacaaaatcaaggggTTAATTGAAAATGACATTTAAAAATCATTCGACTTTACTTACACTATTGAGAAAATGACACAGGCGGGAGAATAATGACCCTTATATACCGGAAATCCTAATTGGCGTTCCACATCATTAAAGATGCTAAGTAGCTTTCCATGTCAGCCCCACGTCAAATATACCgtaaatgatgttttttttaatttaatttttgaattttattaatatcaaaacaaaacacaataaattgtTCCTACATTGATGGACCAACCCATCgtaaaatctaaaaatgaaaattgTGCTTCTACAATTTCTGAAAAAGGACCCGGCCCAAATCCTAATTGCTTAAGACATATATAATCTCCCCTAGGATTTCCTAATCCATTTTGTTGTCTTCTTCTCCGTCGTTTAGGCTCATTTCCAGGTGAAAATGGCGTGCCTTCCCCTGAATCCTCAATTCATTATGCTTGTGCTTTGGATCATCAACACTCCGCCTTGGATCCTCGAAGATTATACTGTCTTCAGCTCTCAAAAGTAAGTATTTGCCCCTTTATTGCCATTGAATCTTACTGTTCAGCTCAACTTCTCCGCCTTTaacttcttttctttcatttcttcttgTATGTAGTTGAGTTCTCTGATGGATGGGATGTTTCTTCTTTTTTGGTGTTGATTTGAGGGTCATAGGTCCTTGAGACTGATTGCATGTCCAAGTAAGCTTTAATTTCTTcttcctttcctttttctttagcTGTAGCTTCTTATTTACTGTCATTTGATTCTAGATGTAGCCAGGAAGGAGATAATGGGATGCTCGGACCCACAAACTTTTGACCTGCCTTCTGCTTCTCAGGTGTATTAGTTGCCTAGATATCACTCGACCCTCCCTCTTTACCAAGAGTCCTTTTTGATGTCTGAATCTGTATGGGCTAGTCAGTTGTTGGGTGTTGTTGCTTCCCACTTGgattgtaaatatttgtttgtggcCTCTTATAGTACTTTTAGTTGTAGCCTTCAGCCTTATCATCTTTTGTTGATGATAATCTAATGTATGGACATTGTGACTTGTCACTGTTAGGGATCTTCATTCCTTGAATTTTCAATTGCTGAAATGTTGTTATGCCGAAATCCCCTTTGTCTATTGCTATATTTGTTAAATGATCTGCCAACTGATTCCCTTCCCTCAATATGTGTTGGTATTTTACTTGTTTGTCTCTTAGTGTTTCTCTAATATACTCTATACAATCCATCAAGTTCCATGGACATCTTGATACGATAGAAACTTGGAAGACACGAAATCActcaaaaacagtccacaaacacactccaaaacagtccaaaaATCAAAAAGATCCTTGGACCGATTGAAGACCTCTCTCGGActcacaaatacaacaagaatacaaggtgTATTTCACACCAAAACAGCAATAATAcgtgaagaaaaagatgaacacaAAAgcacaagattcggatttaacaataacaacaagaacacaagattacaacacaaacactaaacacaattacaagaaagtaaagggatagatagatagaccacatgaagaatggacactcttggacccttaacactacatacaacaataaacctatctcttacgtgacacaaggtCGGATtgcacctctctagcatcaagGTTTCCAggcaagcaacaacaaaagataatccaccctattgttgtatcctagttttagttgatggcttttccaagccctaactatggtgtttcaagtcttacaagacttacaataatatccaaaaactaagtgaataattcctaacatgttccttatatattacaaaacaaatagaagttaaaatgatcaaaaaggcccttcaagaatgggaacccatctagtgtaatttatgggctgatttgggtgcattttgggcctcttttacattTCAATTGCGCATGtcaaggctcgggtccaacatgcactctcctaagtccatgaCCGTGATTattcccatatcatcctctccatcttgagaggaatttgtccacaaattcacgGTTTTACCTCATTCAATTGGTCACATCAAAGGAAACCTACTCAACACAATCCGCAAACAAGTCacaaaaacaagtaaaaaataatCCACAAAATCATGAAGAATCTGAGGGCTCAATAGCAACAAGTCTcagccaacatcttcattttgaacctcgtcttcctctccatcttgagccttgtctttAATCTCATCTGaaacaagtctcctaccatcatacaatTATTGTAGTAGtctccatatccttcatgttcctttctaccatactCCTCTACATGGATATATCAGTTTTGGTGAAGTGAAGTTTCGATTGAAAGGAATGATTTGGTAAGGGGGGtcttcggttgtggagcttggatgggagaaaattggcttccaagtccctcttgttggacttgatcgaattgAGGGGGAAGCGACTCATTTAGGTCTCGGGCTTGAGGACATTTGTTGtcttggcttatgtctatgtcatttagtggtggtcttggagggttGATCGTTTGAGGTAAAACTTCGGGGGTAGAAACATGAGAGTTTCTTCGACTCTtcattcgatccaacctctcaagtatagtaaACATATCCGAGCCCAATTTGTCAAGACTCGCATTCGCCTTAGCTATTTCTCGGGCAATAGCATCAAGGTGGACCAAATAGGTGTCCATTATGGCAAAGGAGttacctacaaaaatagaaaatacattagttgtacaaaaacatccccactctctctttttatttcttgaatctcggatccctcacactcaatctcacaagtgttgcaagcttgcttgtactccgagtggtgttgagaggtgaatccaaCATTGACAAGGGCTCCAAAGAGTAAGGAAAACACAAAGAtgtattacaatgactcaaaataatCAAGACTCACAAAGAACgggttcaaaactaatttacaatctaataAATGATCACTAGCTTGTAaattagtattggaatcaacaaacgaaaccaAGAAAATACaaattgaaactagaagatcaaaaatttagcttaaaaattatcgtgtgaatagtaaaacatgacGTGGCATCCACGTATTGGTTCAATTTTATCAAGTTGTTAATTTCAAaagttcaagtcttggtcaattttcaatttggaCCTTTGGTGGAACTTGTTCAATGGAGgaaaatacaaactagtctttggagcttcttttcaattcaaaattcaagactcaaaaatctttgactagacttgtacaacccttaaaacatggatccttGTTTTATGAAAAAGTGGTGGagatgtgatgtaaagtcttttggtggttgggggtctttcaagacttaacAAAAGTTCTACACCTTGTACTTCACCTTTTGAAGATCTAGGTTAACTTTAACattaacaaggtgatgaatatggtgaagaacttcaaaaatacaacaacc comes from Capsicum annuum cultivar UCD-10X-F1 chromosome 2, UCD10Xv1.1, whole genome shotgun sequence and encodes:
- the LOC107858099 gene encoding probable LRR receptor-like serine/threonine-protein kinase At3g47570 isoform X1, translating into MYRHIFEIYAVMVIHSKKIRISLMEKNSSFPLLAVLLFLLHVVPTCLAMNISTYQISLLALRDQITSDPYHILSTNWSSSAAVCNWIGITCGSRHQRVTVLNISGMSFSGTIPPQLGNLSFLVSLDLSYNYFHGGIPPEFSRLRRLRAINLSFNNITGEIPKFLGDFQDLQMLSLENNSFSGFIPSSISNMKNLGYLNLRYNNLEGNIPTGITTLRSLKWLSFGFNKLNGSNVLSMFNISILEYLDLRNSGLTGGFPSDLCRRLPKLQKFGLNFNMLSGEIPRRVSECSELQVLLLMENDLIGTIPRELGRLQLLQFLSLGSNKLHGTIPDEIGRLNNLKQLGIERNELTGSIPLTIFNISSLQILSIWDNKLEGPLPREVGNLTMLNVLDLGINSLTRVLPDEIGNLQELSELKLDFNNLSGSIPIGIFNISTLVSITLTQNRISGNLPSTIGNGSPNLERIFLGANTIDGVLPSSISNVSKLTVLELSANKLTGSIPDSLGDLRLIEILNLQGNSFTSDCSMLSFITPLANCKNLRELILSVNPLNAKLPKSVGNLSSLQKFEAVGCNLKGHVPNEIGNLRNLSYLKMEYNDFTGVVPTTRSSLKKLQQLSLGANRISGPFPIVLCDLPNLGLLNLSQNQLRGSIPSCLGDVTSLREVYLDSNNFTATIPSSLWNLKDILKLNLSSNFFNGSLPLEIGNLKAAILLDLSGNQIFGNIPSTLGGLQKLIQLSLAHNRIDGSIPETFGELINLEALDLSYNEMSGVIPTSLEALKQLNSFNVSFNRLHGEIPSGGPFHNFPYQSFMSNEGLCGKPQKHVPACPSNSKSRSHSKKKRLIWIIVASSIISAIGLALAIVSVLMTRRGKTVNAEEEGSPEVAPQRISYYELQRATRGFDGNNLLGSGSFGSVYKGTLVDGMMVAVKVFNVQMEGTFRTFDRECEILRNLRHRNITKIISSCCNLDFKALILVYMPNGSLDKLLYSRDYSLNIMQRLNIMVDVASALQYLHHGYSVPVIHCDLKPSNVLLDKDMVGHLTDFGIAKLLTKQESVAHTTTFATIGYIAPEYGLEGLISKSIDVYSYGIMLLETYTKKKPNDEMFTGDLDLKSWVHSSLPDKLDEILDSDLLTVDEEKLDEKLHYVSSIMELAMNCTAKSPVERMNMTDVVAALEKIKQHLSSLY